A region of Vigna radiata var. radiata cultivar VC1973A chromosome 6, Vradiata_ver6, whole genome shotgun sequence DNA encodes the following proteins:
- the LOC106763786 gene encoding jasmonate O-methyltransferase-like, whose product MKRPKSHSDICFDRLLLLLGCKAPVGLEDGSGRALNKGKIYISKSSPECVLDAYSQQFNNDFSSFIACRSHEMVTGGRMVLSFMGRTTIDPTSDHSCYQWELLARSLMSMVSQGLLEEEKVDCFDAPYYAPCMEEVKKVIEKEGSFMVEEHDACEIEWDGGMELQSDSRGERVSRTLRAVLEPMLESHFGPHIMDELFRRFGQHVEEHLSNNDTKYINLVVSLVKL is encoded by the exons ATGAAAAGGCCAAAATCACACTCT GACATATGTTTTGAcagattgttgttgttgttggggtGCAAGGCTCCTGTTGGATTAGAAGACGGAAGTGGAAGAGCATTGAACAAGGGAAAGATCTACATATCAAAGAGCAGTCCTGAGTGCGTGCTGGATGCTTATTCTCAGCAATTCAACAACGATTTTTCATCGTTTATTGCTTGTCGTTCGCATGAAATGGTAACTGGGGGACGTATGGTCTTGTCTTTCATGGGAAGAACAACCATCGATCCAACTTCCGACCACAGTTGCTATCAGTGGGAACTCTTAGCACGCTCCCTTATGAGCATGGTTTCTCAG GGTCTGTTGGAAGAGGAAAAGGTGGATTGTTTTGATGCCCCGTACTACGCGCCATGCATGGAAGAAGTGAAAAAGGTGATTGAAAAGGAAGGGTCATTCATGGTGGAAGAGCACGATGCTTGTGAAATAGAGTGGGATGGAGGAATGGAATTGCAGAGTGATTCCAGAGGAGAAAGAGTTTCAAGAACCCTAAGGGCTGTGCTTGAGCCCATGTTGGAATCTCATTTCGGACCTCACATTATGGATGAGCTTTTTCGAAGGTTTGGACAACATGTGGAGGAACATTTGTCCAACAATGACACCAAGTACATCAATCTGGTCGTTTCCCTTGTCAAGCTATAA